In Solanum pennellii chromosome 3, SPENNV200, a single window of DNA contains:
- the LOC107015109 gene encoding general transcription factor IIE subunit 1 yields MSIESFNRLVKLAARAFYDDITTKGDNQPKSGRSDNRGIAVVILDALTRRQWVREEDLAKDLKLHTKQLRRTLRFFEEEKLITRDHRKEGAKGAKVYNSAVAATVDGLQNGKEGDDKIKMHTHSYCCLDYAQIYDVVRYRLHRMKKKLRDELDNKNTVQEYICPNCAKRYTALDALRLVSTEDEYFHCESCNGELVAESDKLASQGSTDGDDNDRRRRREKLEDMLHRVEAQLKPLMDQLARVKDLPAPEFGSLQAWEVRANAVARGANGDNANDSKSGQGLGFGGTPMPFVGETKVEVAFSGLEEKGDIKSEVSVTPMKVLPPWMIKEGMNLTKEQRGEVKQESNMEGPSAAAGSSDDKKSIGFEDVKNIQDEYIKAYYEALFKRQKEQEEATKMLPETSTTDGVYNTFTERQVGMKSKREEEDEGEDVEWEEAPPAGNTTTGNLKVDLNVQADASEDDNDEEDDIDWEEG; encoded by the exons ATGAGTATCGAATCATTCAATAG GTTGGTGAAACTTGCGGCAAGAGCTTTCTATGATGACATTACAACTAAAGGCGACAACCAGCCCAAGTCCGGTAGAAGTGATAATAGAGGAATTGCAGTGGTGATTCTTGACGCACTCACAAG GAGGCAATGGGTGAGGGAGGAAGACTTGGCAAAGGACTTGAAGTTGCACACGAAACAATTACGCCGCACCTTGCGGttctttgaagaagaaaagcTCATCACACGAGACCATAGGAAGGAG GGAGCAAAGGGTGCTAAAGTATACAATTCTGCAGTTGCAGCTACTGTTGATGGCCTGCAGAATGGGAAAGAAGGAGATGACAAAATAAAGATGCATACTCATTCTTATTGCTGCCTGGACTATGCACAG ATATATGATGTCGTGAGGTACAGACTGCACCGAATGAAGAAAAAGTTAAGAGATGAGCTGGATAACAAAAACACAGTGCAGGAGTATATTTGTCCCAACTGTGCGAAAAG ATATACTGCGTTGGATGCGTTGCGGCTGGTCTCTACTGAGGATGAGTACTTCCACTGTGAGAGTTGCAACGGGGAACTAGTGGCAGAGAGCGACAAGCTAGCTTCTCAAGGGTCCACCGATGGGGATGACAATGATAGGAGACGCCGCCGCGAAAAGTTGGAAGACATGCTTCATAGGGTGGAG GCACAACTCAAACCATTGATGGATCAACTTGCCAGAGTAAAAGATTTACCTGCTCCTGAGTTTGGAAGCCTTCAAGCATGGGAAGTGCGAGCCAACGCTGTGGCCCGTGGTGCAAATGGAGATAATGCAAATGACTCAAAGTCAGGACAAGGGCTTGGATTTGGTGGAACACCTATGCCGTTTGTAGGGGAGACAAAG GTTGAAGTTGCTTTCTCTGGTCTTGAAGAAAAAGGAGATATCAAATCCGAGGTTTCAGTTACACCAATGAAAGTTTTGCCTCCATGGATGATAAAGGAGGGAATGAATCTTACAAAGGAGCAGCGTGGAGAGGTCAAGCAAGAATCAAATATGGAGGGTCCTTCTGCTGCAGCAGGATCATCTGATGACAAGAAGTCCATAGGATTTGAAGATGTGAAGAATATACAG GATGAATATATTAAGGCATATTATGAGGCTCTATTCAAGCGGCAAAAAGAGCAAGAAGAAGCTACCAAAATGTTGCCGGAAACATCAACTACAGATGGAGTATATAACACCTTTACCGAGCGCCAAGTTGGCATGAAATCCAAACGTGAAGAGGAGGACGAAGGAGAGGATGTTGAATGGGAGGAGGCCCCACCTGCAG GTAATACTACAACTGGAAATCTCAAGGTAGACTTGAATGTTCAAGCAGATGCTTCGGAAGACGACAACGATGAAGAAGATGACATAGACTGGGAAGAAGGTTGA